TTATATAAATTTATCCTTAATTCCTAATTATTACTTATGTATTTATAAAAAGTTTTAAAACATCATCAACTTCGATAGAAGAAAAATCCTCATTAGAGATATGGAATTATTGGCATAAAAAAAGGAAGCACTTTTCAGGCTTCCTTCTTTAGTTTAGTTTTGGTTTTTACTCTCTGATTTAATCGTGCTAATCAGTGCGATTTGGCACTGAATATCCACAATACTATAATAGTCCCTCTAATTATTACCAAATAGGCTCTATCTAGTTTGTAAAACCATTTCTAATCAAGAAATCTTCATAAGCTTTTTCAAAAACCGGAACATTTGGTGCCATTTGGATGGCTTGCTCGTATGCTGTTAAAGCATCCAAAAGTAAATCATTGTCTTCATAGAAAGCCGCCATCACTAATTTATCCATAGCAGATTCGCCTTCTATCTCACTTTTGAGCTGTTCAAGTATTTCTTTTATTTCTGCCGTTTCTTCCTCTGGCTTAATGGTAATAGCATAATCATCAGATTTCAAATCTTCACCTTTAACCTGAACTTTCACTTTAATGAAGTTTTGACCAGCAAATGGTTCTTTACTTCTATCCAATAAGTAAGAAGTCTTATCGACCGTTTCAGTGGCAATGGTTTCATCAAAAAGGTTGCTGAATGTCAATTCATAAGATAAATCTTCTATTTCTCCCTCTTGCTTCGGCTCATTCCATCGAAGAATTACTTCATCATTGATGATTTCACTTGAGCTTAAAGCCATTATTTTAATAGAAGCACCACTCGCCAAAGCTCTGTCTACGGCTCCTGTAGCTCCTAGACTTTTTCTGTAATCTCCGCTACCTTCATCATCACTCATCTTGTTCATCACAAAGTCAGCATATTTACTGGCCACACTTGTGTTTTTACTTTTTAAGTTTGCTGCCAAACCTGAAACGGTATGAGAACCAGGGGTTTTTACTTCTAAAGTTTTGCCTGAATTATGCATCAAACCTAAATATGCTTCTTCTGATAATTTTAGCTCATCTCCAGAATTTAATGACTGACCAGTTTTCAGCTTTGTCCAATCAGCTCCTTCCAACTTAACAGAATTATCACCTTTATTGGCCAGGACCTTAAATACGTAACTTTGCGCATTGGCAGCGTAATTACCTAGCCACAATGCCACCACTACAATTTTGATTAAAGATTTCATAATAATTGATTTAATTGATTTCTACTTTGTCGATCTCACTTTTGTTTACACTAAATAATTCTCTTCTACCTTCTTTGGTAAACATATTTTTTACTACTCCATTATATACTTCCAAGGAGTCACCCACTACTGCCACAACACCCATTGCAAGTGTTAATTCCAAATTAATGTTAAACAGATGATAGCTATAGATAATTGCTCCTAATATAAGCAATAACTCTATCAGTTGAACTACTTTGGTGATACCATCATACCAATTTTTTAAACGATAGTAAACCCACATAAATGCCACAACATTTAAATAGCATAATAAAACTGCAATTATGATCTGGTAATGTTCTTCAAGTTTATAAACGTAATCCTCATCTAAAATCATAGAAATGATATTGGCATGAATTACAGCTCCAAACATATCAGGTTTTCCTCGGCCAGCATATTTCTCATTTAAAGGAGTATAATATTTGTCCTCTATCGTATACGGGTCACCAAAATATTCACCAAGCATACCAAAGATTACTATTTTTCCTTCTATTAACTCAGGAACGAAATTCTCATTAAAAACATCTGGAATATCCAAAGCAAAAAAGGTAGGAGCAAAATTGGTCTCGCTGCCCATTGCATTTCCTTTATAGTTGATGTATTCTGTTTCGTTATCCCTTTCCAAAAAACGCTCCACTTTTTCAGGTGCAAGATATTGTGCTAGCCTCACAGCGAAGAATAAATGAGTGCTATCCTTAGAGTATAAGTAATCTTTGGGAACAAAGGAACGGCATGTTTTTACATCTTCCTGTGTCACTCCTTCTCCTGTCACTAGATTTGCAAAGCCGAAATCCTCTGCATGTACCCTGAATTTTTCTGCAGATAATTTTAAGGAATCTACTACATTGAGCTCATTATATCGCTCAAGTTTGGTAGCCATAACAATATTGTCTACTTCACTTATTGCATTGACCAGTGCAGAGTCTTGAGCTTCTCCTTTTGAAAAAGGAAAAAAAGTGTCTAATCCAATTACCTTAGGATTGTATTTATTGATGATTCTTATTTGTTCAGCTATCATATGCCGAGGAAGCCTCCCGATGTTCACAAGAACCACGTTATCATCAGCTGAGGGATCTTCCCTTAATGTGGAGTATACAATGTCATTGAACTCTACATCTTCTAAAGCCTCTCCAATTGGATCAATAGCATCAAAAACATTGATTAAAGAAAATAACCCAAAGATTACAACGAAAATAAATGCCGTTGCTAAAATTGAATCTATCCATATGTTTTTGAATATACTCCCTTTCATCCTATATTAAAATAGTTAAACTTTTTATCTGAATAGTAAAATTATAATAATTAATTGAATTTAACAATTATATGTAAAAAAATTATACTTTAGACGTTTTGCATCTTAACTTTTGGGTTTAAAGAAAATATAGATTGAAAAAACGAAGAAGATTATCTTTAGAAGAATATCAAGAAGGTGTGCTTTCTGGCAGTAGGGTAGGATTAAGTAGAGCTATCACTCTTGTTGAAAGTACTCTGGACAGTGATAATGAGTTAGCCGCTCAATTGATAGATAAGATTTATGACTATACTGGAAAATCGTTCAGGATAGGAATTACCGGAGTTCCGGGGGTTGGGAAAAGTACATTTATTGAGGCATTTGGACAACTTGTACTTGAGAACAAAAAGAAGTTGGCTGTTCTAACCATAGATCCCTCCAGTCAAAAAACAGGAGGTAGTATTTTGGGTGATAAAACACGAATGGAAAAACTTAGTCGATCTGCAGATGCTTTCATAAGACCCTCACCATCAGGAGATGCATTAGGAGGAGTAGCGCACAAAACCCGGGAAACAATGTTACTTTGTGAAGCAGCCGGATATGACTTTATTCTGATTGAAACAGTAGGTGTAGGTCAGTCTGAAACCTCCGTTAAAAACATGGTTGATTTCTTTTTGTTATTGATGCTAGCAGGGGCTGGCGATGAATTGCAAGGCATTAAAAAAGGAATAATGGAAATGGCTGATGCCATCGCGATTAATAAAGCAGATGGAGACAACATTGATAGAGCTGAAAAGGCCAAAAAAGAATATCAAAATGCTTTACATTTATTTCCTGCAAATGAAAATGGATGGGTACCTGAGGTAAAGACTTGTTCAGCAGTGAATAGTGAAGGGCTGGTTGAGATTTTTCAGTTATTAAATAAATTTCAAGTAGAACAAAAGCAAACGGGTTATTTTGCATTAAACAGAAAAGAACAAGCAATTCATTGGATGCATCAAACAATTCATCATTTTTTAAAACAAAACTTCTACAAAAGTCCTGAAGTATTGAAAAATTTAAGCAAATTTGAAGATGAAGTAAGACAGGGCAATAAGCATTCTGTTAAAGCTGCAAGAACGTTATTAAATCAATATTATAAATAAACTATCATGGCCAAAATATTTACTTTCCTATTGACTTATATTCTAATTTTGAATTATTCTTTTGCCCAAACCCCGTGCGAAAATGGAAAGGCTGCAGGATATGACTGTAATCAAATAGAATATCTTGCTAGGCTGAGTAATGCCGAGTTATCAGGTACCAACGGGGTCGAAGGAAATGATATTTGGGGTTGGACAGATCCCTCCTCTGGAAAGGAATATGTTTTGATGGGGCAGACAAACGGGACTGTCTTTGTTGATATCAGCAATCCAGCCTCCCCGAGGATTATTGGAAGACTTCCAAGCCAATCCGGAAATCCCAGTTCATGGAGAGATATTAAAGTTTACAAAAATCATGCTTTTGTAGTTGCTGATAATAATACTGGTCACGGCATGCAGGTCTTTGATTTAACAAGACTAAGAGAGGCAAATAGTTCAATCCAAATGTTTAGCGCGGATGCTGTTTATGCTGGTGTTTCTAGTGCCCATAATGTGGTGATCAATGAAGAAACTGGATTTGCGTATATAGTAGGAGCCAGGGGTGCAGGTAATAATTGTGGTCAGGGGGGATTGCATATAGTCAATATTCAAGACCCAAAAAATCCTGAATTTGCAGGTTGTTTTGATTCAGATGGCTATACTCATGATGGACAATGTGTTATTTATAATGGCCCAGATCAGCAATACCAAGGAATGGAGATTTGCTTCAATGCCAATGAGAATACTGTGACAATTGCAAATGTGAATGACAAGGAAGATACCAGGTTGATTTCGAAAATGGGATATTCACAATCGGCATATTCTCATCAAGGATGGTTAACCGAAGACCATCAATTTTTTATTTCAAATGATGAGTTAGATGAATTGAATAATGGGCTGAATACCAGAACTTTGATTTGGGATGTAAGAAATCTAGACAATCCAATTTTACTAACTGAATATTTATCAGAAAGAACAGCTATTGATCATAACTTATACACAAAGGGGTCATTAATTTTTCAATCTAATTACACAAATGGGTTGATAGTTCTGGATGGTAAAAGAATTGCCCAAGGTGATTTGCGAGAGGTAGCTTATTTTGATTCTTTTACGCAAGGGAATAATACTTCTTTTAGCGGAAGTTGGAGTAACTACCCTTATTTTGACAGCGGTATTGTTGCAATTAGCGATATTAATAATGGATTGCTCTTAGTTAGACCTACTATAGAAGAAAAAATTGTGCAACACCCCGTTTTTACTTCTTGCGGTACAGAAGCTCGATTAAGAGTGGAAGTTGATGAGAGCTTTGAAGTTAATAATTATCAATGGCAGCTTGTAGATGGCGATGTTCCCCAAAATTTAACAAATAATAATGATTATTCAGGTGTGAATTCGGCTGAGCTTGTAATAAATTCAGAGCTGTCGGGATTGGCAGATATGCGTTTCCGGTGCAAGGTAGAATTAGAAAATGGAGAAACATTAACAACTTTTCTTTCTAATAATGTTGATGGATTACCAAGTGCAAATCTTTCAGCGTCAATTAATGATTTGGAAGTGAACTTCATCAATAGCAGTTTGGGTGGTACTAGTTATGAATGGGATTTTGGAGATGGAAGTGATATTTCAACAGAAGAAAGCCCAGTGCATACTTATGAAAATGCTGAGAATTATCAAGTCCGACTCACTGTTAGCAATGATTGTGGTTCTTCACAGTTCGAGTATAACGTAAATTTAACAAAATGCTTACCTTCTGCAGATTTTACGGTCTCAGTTGAAGACGGTGAAATTACATTTGTAAACTTAACAAGAAACTCTAATTTATTTGAATGGGATTTTGGAGATGGCTCGGGCATAGTTACTGATAAAAATCCAGTGTATACTTACGATAATGAAGGCCCGTTTGAAGTCACCTTAACAGCCTATAATGATTGTGGAACTAGTACTGCCACTATGACGATTGATGCCATGGTTTTGAATAATCGAAATTCCTTAAATCGACTCGTGAATATTTACCCTAATCCTGTTCAAGATCAATTGTTTATTGATTTTGAGTCTTCAGAGGATATCCGTGAAATATCTGTTTTAGCTGCAGACGGCCGAAAATTTTACTTTAGTGAGTCGTTCCAGAATAAACAGTCAATTAACATGTCTGCATGGGAACAAGGTCTATATTTTATGATTATTACTGATAGGAAGGGAGGTAGAATAGTAGAAAAGATTATTAAGGAATAATGGTGATCTGCTCGGTTTTCAAAATCTGTAAAGCCGAGTAGTCATTATTCAAAATCAGCAAAATAAAATTCAGTTCTCATTTCTTTGGTTTTTCCGTCATCCTCAATTTTATAAACATAAAAATGAGAGTGAATTGAAAGCAATTGTAATTCTATTGAGTTTTGAAAAAGTGGCCCATTATAAACAAAAGTATGAAACTCTCCATTTTCGCCACATGGGTCAACATTCTCACCTAAGTTCTGAATGAGTTGATGATTAATGGTTTGCCCAATTAAGGATTTATTAAGTTTTGATGCATCTCCTGCACAAATTTTAGTTTGGTATCCTAGATCCAAAAATTCTTCAATAACGGCTTTAGTTCCTTTTCCCCACAATGGGAATACACATTTCATGCCTGTTTCTGCCATTCTTTCTTCTCTGTATTGTCTCAAATCTTCTAAGAATATATCCCCAAATGCAATGGTATCAATGCCTTTTGTTTTACAATATTCAGCATATTCGCTCATCACTTGGTCATATGACTTATTGCTTTTATCAGACGGTAGGTGACTTATTTTGAGTGGTAAGTTTAATGATTTTGCCTGCGCTTCAATCAATTCTTTCTTGATGCCATGCATGCCCACTCTATTGGTTTCTTCGCCAATGACAGTATGTAAGTGGTCTATTTTATATTCTTTTGACTGTTTTAAATAATGAAATGCTAAACACGCATCCTTTCCTCCGCTCCAACTTATAGCAATTTTCTTTTTCATTTTTATATGGTAAAGAACGAAATAGACAATTCTAAAGCCAATCCCAATAACAAGAGTGTGAAATAGAAAAAGCCTAAGGTGATGAATTTAAAAATTGATTTTGTCCAACTGTTTTGATAAAGCCTTTTAATGGAGAAAAGGGTATAAATGCTAACCCAAACAAAACTTAGAAATATAATCCATTCTTCAGCTGTAGAAAATAGACTGATTAATAAAATGGCTAATCCATAAATAAAATATGCAAATGCATGAAGGTGCAGCCCATGAATGAGATGTTCTATATAATACCTTTTCTTCATAAAAAGGAGGTATAAGATAAAAGCAAAAACGGGGAGGAAGAAAAACATCATCAAAGGCAGATTTCTAATGGCCTGATAGGTGAACATGGAAGAATTCAATACAAATGATCTTTTATAACTGGCGGGAATAATTTCGATACTTCCACCTACTTTATCAAGTTTCGCTTCAAATTCCTCATCGCTTAAATTTTCATCTGCTGCCCAATATTTTAAGGTTGCCCACTTATTAATGGAATCTTCCTTATTTGCCACTTTATTTTGCTCTGCTTTATTAATCAGTTGTTGAATTCCTAAACTATCAAGTTCTTCAACTTTTAGCGAATCCGTAATGGATTTTTGATTGACAACTGATCTTAATCCTGAGTCAATCAAATCTTTAGGAACTGTAAGGCTAATCATGAAAAAATAGAAAAGGGAAAATATCAAATACAATCTAATAGGATTGATATACCTTCTCCTTTTCCCTGCATTAAAAGCTTTGGTGAGCTTTCCTGGCCGGAAAATAAAGGGGTTTAAAGTTTTGAATAATATAGTGTCAAAACTAATATAGTTTGAAAAGAAATCTTTTATAAAAGCACCTAAAGGCAGCTTTTTGTCGGAATTTTCTTGGCCACAATTTGGGCAATAGTTTTGATCAGGTGTTAATTGCTCACCACAATTAAGACAGTTCGTAGTCTTGTTTTTCAATCTTCTGTTCAGTTAGCTAGCTACGAAAGTAAAAAATAATTTGAATGTTTTCGTTATTTTTTTGCCTTCACATTTTTAAAATCATAAGGGCAATGTCTGCATTTATTTCCGCAGCAATAACCTCTTTTTAAATGATATTTTTCAGTGAAAACGAAAAAGCCATTTTCCATATAAAAATCATCCTTCTCTATCTTTATGTTTTTTGCACTCATGTGATTGAAATCGGTTTCTTATTTTCATCTATAGCCACCATAGTGAAACAACCAGAAATAGATTTTTCCCTGTGGTTGGAATACATTTCTTCTGTAAAAACATCTACTCTGACCTCCAAACTAGTATTTCCGACCTTCTCAATTTGACCCACTAATTCCACTATGGTTCCAGCAGGAATGGCTTTATTGAAATCTATTTTGTCACTGCTAACGGTGACCATTTTCTGTCTGGAATAACGGGTGGCCGTTATAAAGGCCACCTCATCCATCCATTGCAAAGCAGTTCCTCCAAACAGGGTATCATAATGATTGGTTGTGTTTGGAAAAACTGCTTTGGTTACTTTGGTAATTGCATTTTTAATTTTTTGTTCCTTAGTATTAATCATCTTTCTCTTTCAATATTAAAGCTAAATTGAGTTGGAATGATGCCTGATTCAAAAGTATCTATCAGCTCCCCTTCATTGCTATATCTATAAACCAGTCCTTCACTTGAATAATCTGTTGCATCACCTAGATAGAAGTCTCCTGTTACGGGATCTACAGCAAAGGCGTAAGGTGTTTCCATTTGAACTTCGATTCCTGTATTATTTGTTGAATTATCCGAGATTTTAAGATATGATATCTGATTTTCTGAATAATAGTATATAAGGTCCTCATGAGCATCAATATCGCCAAGAACTTTATTTCCTAACTTAATTTCATCTTGGATTCCGTTTAGAGAGGCCTTTAGTTTGAGTAAACTGCCACTAGTGCAAACAACCCATATATTCCCAGCATCATCTTCCTCAAATTCTTGAGGGCCTGCTGGTACTTCAATGATAGTTTCAATTTGCAAATTGTCCATATTGATCACGCTTAACT
This is a stretch of genomic DNA from Marivirga harenae. It encodes these proteins:
- a CDS encoding CHASE2 domain-containing protein, with the protein product MKGSIFKNIWIDSILATAFIFVVIFGLFSLINVFDAIDPIGEALEDVEFNDIVYSTLREDPSADDNVVLVNIGRLPRHMIAEQIRIINKYNPKVIGLDTFFPFSKGEAQDSALVNAISEVDNIVMATKLERYNELNVVDSLKLSAEKFRVHAEDFGFANLVTGEGVTQEDVKTCRSFVPKDYLYSKDSTHLFFAVRLAQYLAPEKVERFLERDNETEYINYKGNAMGSETNFAPTFFALDIPDVFNENFVPELIEGKIVIFGMLGEYFGDPYTIEDKYYTPLNEKYAGRGKPDMFGAVIHANIISMILDEDYVYKLEEHYQIIIAVLLCYLNVVAFMWVYYRLKNWYDGITKVVQLIELLLILGAIIYSYHLFNINLELTLAMGVVAVVGDSLEVYNGVVKNMFTKEGRRELFSVNKSEIDKVEIN
- the meaB gene encoding methylmalonyl Co-A mutase-associated GTPase MeaB: MKKRRRLSLEEYQEGVLSGSRVGLSRAITLVESTLDSDNELAAQLIDKIYDYTGKSFRIGITGVPGVGKSTFIEAFGQLVLENKKKLAVLTIDPSSQKTGGSILGDKTRMEKLSRSADAFIRPSPSGDALGGVAHKTRETMLLCEAAGYDFILIETVGVGQSETSVKNMVDFFLLLMLAGAGDELQGIKKGIMEMADAIAINKADGDNIDRAEKAKKEYQNALHLFPANENGWVPEVKTCSAVNSEGLVEIFQLLNKFQVEQKQTGYFALNRKEQAIHWMHQTIHHFLKQNFYKSPEVLKNLSKFEDEVRQGNKHSVKAARTLLNQYYK
- a CDS encoding choice-of-anchor B family protein; translation: MAKIFTFLLTYILILNYSFAQTPCENGKAAGYDCNQIEYLARLSNAELSGTNGVEGNDIWGWTDPSSGKEYVLMGQTNGTVFVDISNPASPRIIGRLPSQSGNPSSWRDIKVYKNHAFVVADNNTGHGMQVFDLTRLREANSSIQMFSADAVYAGVSSAHNVVINEETGFAYIVGARGAGNNCGQGGLHIVNIQDPKNPEFAGCFDSDGYTHDGQCVIYNGPDQQYQGMEICFNANENTVTIANVNDKEDTRLISKMGYSQSAYSHQGWLTEDHQFFISNDELDELNNGLNTRTLIWDVRNLDNPILLTEYLSERTAIDHNLYTKGSLIFQSNYTNGLIVLDGKRIAQGDLREVAYFDSFTQGNNTSFSGSWSNYPYFDSGIVAISDINNGLLLVRPTIEEKIVQHPVFTSCGTEARLRVEVDESFEVNNYQWQLVDGDVPQNLTNNNDYSGVNSAELVINSELSGLADMRFRCKVELENGETLTTFLSNNVDGLPSANLSASINDLEVNFINSSLGGTSYEWDFGDGSDISTEESPVHTYENAENYQVRLTVSNDCGSSQFEYNVNLTKCLPSADFTVSVEDGEITFVNLTRNSNLFEWDFGDGSGIVTDKNPVYTYDNEGPFEVTLTAYNDCGTSTATMTIDAMVLNNRNSLNRLVNIYPNPVQDQLFIDFESSEDIREISVLAADGRKFYFSESFQNKQSINMSAWEQGLYFMIITDRKGGRIVEKIIKE
- a CDS encoding diphthine--ammonia ligase, which gives rise to MKKKIAISWSGGKDACLAFHYLKQSKEYKIDHLHTVIGEETNRVGMHGIKKELIEAQAKSLNLPLKISHLPSDKSNKSYDQVMSEYAEYCKTKGIDTIAFGDIFLEDLRQYREERMAETGMKCVFPLWGKGTKAVIEEFLDLGYQTKICAGDASKLNKSLIGQTINHQLIQNLGENVDPCGENGEFHTFVYNGPLFQNSIELQLLSIHSHFYVYKIEDDGKTKEMRTEFYFADFE
- a CDS encoding DUF3667 domain-containing protein; translated protein: MKNKTTNCLNCGEQLTPDQNYCPNCGQENSDKKLPLGAFIKDFFSNYISFDTILFKTLNPFIFRPGKLTKAFNAGKRRRYINPIRLYLIFSLFYFFMISLTVPKDLIDSGLRSVVNQKSITDSLKVEELDSLGIQQLINKAEQNKVANKEDSINKWATLKYWAADENLSDEEFEAKLDKVGGSIEIIPASYKRSFVLNSSMFTYQAIRNLPLMMFFFLPVFAFILYLLFMKKRYYIEHLIHGLHLHAFAYFIYGLAILLISLFSTAEEWIIFLSFVWVSIYTLFSIKRLYQNSWTKSIFKFITLGFFYFTLLLLGLALELSISFFTI
- a CDS encoding DUF5522 domain-containing protein; the encoded protein is MSAKNIKIEKDDFYMENGFFVFTEKYHLKRGYCCGNKCRHCPYDFKNVKAKK
- a CDS encoding acyl-CoA thioesterase produces the protein MINTKEQKIKNAITKVTKAVFPNTTNHYDTLFGGTALQWMDEVAFITATRYSRQKMVTVSSDKIDFNKAIPAGTIVELVGQIEKVGNTSLEVRVDVFTEEMYSNHREKSISGCFTMVAIDENKKPISIT